A genomic region of Dehalococcoidia bacterium contains the following coding sequences:
- a CDS encoding M3 family metallopeptidase: MIDFRVPTAAEIRAAQSEAIEAANRVIDGMLAVPAGQRTFANTILPLEEAADLIERAHGRYGFMSYVAEDAEVRAAADVLREELEKFEIELGFREDVYRAVQEFARTPEAASLTGEDKRFLEFTLRDYRRDGFDLPADQRQRVKELKNRLVELGVEFQRNIDTYDDAILVTREELIGLPEAYISRLRTEQQDGETLYRVSLDYPELHPFLDNAEIEELRRELLVKSLRRGGEANIPILEEAIAIRDEAARLLGYDSWAAYVLEVRMAKRPEAVREFLTDLRQKIEAKRVRDMEGLLAAKREHTRSEDANLHIWDWRFYHNYLLKTRYAVDDFEVAKYFPLDAVLKGLFDVYQTVFGVRFEAVEPANAWHPDVRLYRILDAESGEEIAHFYMDLFPRPNKYGHAAAFTLVGGRSLNGGGYQKPVSAIVANFTKPTPQEPSLLRHTEVETLFHEFGHILHQTLTKASRLRFSGTRTERDFVEAPSQMLEHWVWSAEVLAGFSRHVETGEPLPKDLLGRMIEAKNLDSAVFCARQLFFGELDYAYHSGGARKHTTAIAAELHQITGFPMPEGTYFQAGFGHLFGYDAGYYGYKWSEVFADDMFTRFEANPLDPAIGLDYRRKVLERGGSVDGDVLVREFLGREPNTDAFLRNMGL; this comes from the coding sequence ATGATCGACTTCCGCGTACCCACGGCGGCCGAGATCAGGGCCGCGCAGTCCGAGGCCATCGAGGCGGCCAACCGGGTCATCGACGGGATGCTCGCGGTGCCGGCCGGCCAGCGCACCTTCGCTAACACGATACTGCCCCTCGAGGAAGCAGCGGACCTGATCGAGCGTGCCCACGGGCGCTACGGCTTCATGTCCTATGTCGCCGAGGACGCCGAGGTGCGGGCGGCGGCAGACGTCCTGCGGGAGGAGCTCGAGAAGTTCGAGATCGAGCTCGGGTTCCGCGAGGATGTCTACAGGGCCGTGCAGGAGTTCGCGCGCACTCCAGAGGCGGCGTCGTTGACGGGGGAAGACAAGCGATTCCTCGAGTTCACGCTGCGCGACTACCGTCGCGACGGGTTTGACCTGCCGGCGGATCAGCGGCAGCGCGTCAAGGAGCTAAAGAACCGGCTGGTGGAACTCGGCGTCGAGTTCCAGCGCAACATCGATACATACGACGATGCCATCCTCGTGACGCGGGAGGAGCTGATTGGCCTGCCAGAGGCCTACATATCGCGGCTACGGACTGAGCAACAGGACGGCGAGACGCTGTACCGCGTCTCCCTCGACTACCCCGAGCTGCACCCCTTCCTCGACAACGCCGAGATCGAGGAGCTGCGGCGGGAACTGCTGGTGAAGTCCTTGCGGCGCGGTGGCGAGGCGAACATCCCCATCCTGGAAGAGGCGATCGCCATCCGCGACGAGGCCGCGCGCCTGCTCGGCTACGACTCGTGGGCCGCGTACGTGCTCGAGGTGCGGATGGCTAAGCGGCCGGAGGCCGTGCGCGAGTTCCTGACCGACCTGCGCCAGAAGATCGAGGCGAAGCGAGTACGCGATATGGAGGGCCTTCTGGCCGCCAAGCGCGAGCACACGCGCAGCGAGGATGCCAACCTCCACATCTGGGACTGGCGTTTCTACCACAACTACCTCCTCAAGACCCGCTACGCCGTCGACGACTTCGAGGTCGCGAAGTACTTTCCGCTGGACGCGGTCCTGAAAGGCCTGTTCGACGTCTATCAGACGGTCTTCGGAGTGCGCTTCGAGGCGGTTGAGCCAGCGAACGCGTGGCACCCGGACGTGCGCCTCTACCGCATCCTCGACGCCGAGTCCGGCGAAGAGATCGCCCACTTCTACATGGACCTCTTTCCCCGGCCGAACAAGTACGGCCACGCCGCGGCGTTCACGCTCGTCGGGGGCAGGTCGCTGAATGGCGGCGGCTACCAGAAGCCCGTGAGCGCCATCGTGGCGAACTTCACGAAGCCGACACCGCAAGAGCCCTCCCTCCTTCGGCATACGGAAGTGGAGACGCTGTTCCACGAGTTCGGCCACATCCTGCACCAGACACTGACGAAGGCGTCCCGGCTGCGCTTCTCCGGCACAAGGACGGAGCGCGACTTCGTCGAGGCGCCTTCTCAGATGCTGGAGCACTGGGTGTGGTCGGCGGAGGTGCTCGCCGGCTTCTCGCGCCATGTGGAGACGGGCGAGCCACTGCCGAAGGACCTGCTGGGGCGCATGATCGAGGCGAAGAACCTGGACTCCGCCGTGTTCTGCGCGCGGCAGCTCTTCTTCGGCGAACTCGATTACGCCTATCACTCCGGCGGCGCCCGCAAGCACACGACTGCCATCGCGGCGGAACTGCACCAGATCACGGGATTCCCGATGCCGGAGGGGACGTACTTCCAGGCCGGCTTCGGACACCTCTTCGGCTACGACGCCGGCTACTACGGCTATAAGTGGTCGGAGGTCTTCGCCGACGACATGTTCACGCGCTTCGAGGCGAACCCGCTGGACCCGGCGATCGGCCTCGACTACCGGCGCAAGGTGCTGGAGCGCGGCGGCAGCGTCGACGGCGACGTACTGGTGCGAGAGTTCCTGGGCCGCGAACCGAACACCGACGCGTTCCTGCGGAACATGGGGCTCTAG
- a CDS encoding enoyl-CoA hydratase-related protein, giving the protein MTTTEVSAPHALFEKAGRVGIITLNRPERLNAWSGEMAALIRKYIAECNEDSKVGAIVLTGAGRGFCSGADQGPRDPNREPLATTPPDADQLADFMTRSKPIIAAINGVAVGVGFTLTLACDLRIGCENTRLSARFVRVGLTPEFGSTWFLPQIVGLSNAAEMILTGRIVDADYAQRIGLLNYVVPSEKLMEKALELGEEIAFNPHWHVLQSKRLLYANATESNMRIVHLAETQIFAAAGRTPARQEAALAFREKREPDFHKDD; this is encoded by the coding sequence ATGACCACCACTGAGGTATCAGCCCCCCACGCCTTGTTCGAGAAGGCCGGCCGTGTCGGCATCATCACCCTGAATCGCCCCGAGCGTCTCAACGCCTGGTCGGGCGAGATGGCCGCCCTCATCCGCAAGTACATCGCCGAGTGCAACGAGGACTCGAAGGTAGGAGCCATCGTCCTGACCGGAGCCGGCCGCGGCTTCTGCTCCGGCGCGGACCAGGGGCCGCGCGACCCCAACCGTGAGCCCCTGGCGACTACGCCGCCGGACGCCGACCAGCTGGCCGACTTCATGACGCGCTCCAAGCCGATCATCGCCGCCATCAACGGTGTCGCCGTTGGCGTCGGCTTCACGCTGACGCTCGCCTGCGACCTCCGCATCGGCTGCGAGAACACTCGCCTCTCTGCCCGCTTCGTGCGCGTCGGCCTCACGCCCGAGTTCGGCTCCACGTGGTTCTTGCCTCAGATCGTCGGCCTCTCCAACGCGGCGGAGATGATCCTCACCGGCCGGATCGTCGACGCCGACTACGCGCAGCGCATCGGCCTGCTCAACTACGTCGTGCCGAGCGAGAAGCTCATGGAGAAAGCCCTCGAACTGGGAGAGGAAATCGCCTTCAACCCGCACTGGCATGTCCTGCAGTCCAAGCGCCTGCTCTACGCCAACGCCACCGAGAGCAACATGCGCATCGTGCATCTGGCGGAGACGCAGATCTTCGCCGCTGCCGGCCGCACGCCCGCCCGCCAGGAAGCCGCCCTGGCCTTCCGCGAGAAGCGCGAGCCCGACTTCCACAAGGACGACTAG